Proteins from a single region of Limosilactobacillus fermentum:
- a CDS encoding SGNH/GDSL hydrolase family protein, with protein MSKKVWRWLLLIVALIAIGGGAAWYLRGEPSLVANQEQQRILKKKILLVALGDSLTHGQGDEKKQGGYVGQIKTRLEDKYGNQVTTENFGVTGDRSDQIKARLDSQREIQTGLKSADVIVMTVGGNDLMQTLEKAAFSTSSVTVEKDVNAAGKLYQTKLTALFKDVRKYNPNAQLFVFSIYNPFYTYFPNVTVISKSVAKWNQLTKRLVAKYQPATFVDINHTLSYGQYTTRAARQQLVSQAKKSNNDQITQAAVLAIMNNKDHNLNNYISTSDNFHPNHLGYTKMTEKLFDAMVKNNNFEYQTR; from the coding sequence TTGAGCAAGAAAGTATGGCGCTGGTTGTTGTTAATTGTCGCCCTGATCGCCATTGGTGGTGGGGCAGCTTGGTACTTGCGTGGTGAACCGTCCCTCGTCGCCAACCAAGAGCAACAACGGATTTTAAAGAAGAAAATTCTCTTGGTTGCCCTAGGGGACTCGTTGACCCACGGCCAGGGGGATGAAAAAAAGCAGGGTGGTTACGTGGGGCAAATTAAGACCCGCTTGGAAGATAAGTATGGCAACCAGGTGACCACCGAAAACTTTGGTGTCACCGGGGACCGGTCCGATCAAATTAAGGCCCGGCTCGATAGCCAAAGGGAAATCCAAACCGGACTCAAGAGCGCCGACGTGATCGTGATGACCGTTGGGGGCAATGACCTGATGCAAACGTTAGAAAAGGCCGCCTTTTCGACGTCCTCGGTAACGGTGGAAAAAGACGTGAATGCGGCGGGTAAGCTTTATCAGACTAAGCTTACGGCCCTCTTTAAAGACGTCCGAAAGTATAACCCAAACGCCCAGCTTTTCGTGTTCTCGATCTATAATCCTTTTTACACCTACTTTCCGAACGTGACGGTGATTTCCAAGTCGGTTGCCAAGTGGAACCAGTTGACTAAGCGGCTGGTTGCCAAGTACCAACCAGCAACCTTTGTGGACATCAACCACACCCTTTCTTATGGTCAATACACGACCCGGGCGGCCCGCCAGCAATTGGTCAGTCAGGCGAAAAAATCCAATAACGATCAGATCACCCAAGCGGCGGTTCTTGCAATCATGAACAACAAGGACCATAACCTAAACAACTACATTTCGACGTCAGATAACTTCCACCCCAATCACCTGGGTTACACCAAGATGACCGAGAAACTCTTTGACGCGATGGTGAAAAATAACAACTTTGAGTACCAAACGAGGTAG
- a CDS encoding YpmS family protein — MHRQPRKRNPWKWAFLILATLVVIFIGVVIDKTTAPVSVPKEISATKQADTSVEVTLNRKQVNALSANYLNKFLKDSKVKYRFVVGKKYATVIGRTKFLGATVQFSLNFIPQKTSQGNVLLRAKGLAVGRLNLPIRFVMAFLKKNYKLPQWVSLNVKKETILLDLNKYSQDKSVQYTAKEINMTNGTFRFLITIPTK, encoded by the coding sequence ATGCACAGACAACCAAGAAAACGGAACCCGTGGAAGTGGGCCTTTCTCATTTTGGCCACTTTGGTCGTGATTTTCATTGGGGTGGTGATCGATAAAACGACCGCCCCGGTCTCCGTTCCCAAAGAGATCAGTGCCACCAAACAGGCGGACACCTCGGTGGAGGTAACCTTAAACCGCAAGCAAGTTAACGCCCTGTCGGCTAACTACTTGAATAAGTTCTTAAAGGACTCCAAGGTGAAGTACCGCTTCGTCGTCGGTAAAAAGTACGCGACCGTCATTGGCCGGACTAAATTTTTGGGGGCAACGGTGCAGTTTTCTTTGAACTTCATCCCGCAAAAAACTAGTCAGGGTAACGTTTTGTTGCGCGCCAAGGGATTAGCGGTTGGACGACTAAACCTGCCGATCCGGTTTGTGATGGCCTTTTTAAAGAAGAACTATAAGCTGCCCCAGTGGGTTAGTTTAAACGTGAAAAAAGAAACGATCCTGCTGGATTTAAATAAGTACAGCCAGGATAAATCCGTGCAATATACCGCCAAAGAAATCAACATGACCAACGGCACCTTCCGCTTTTTGATTACGATTCCAACTAAATAG
- a CDS encoding YozE family protein: MYRESFYHFLMTQRNPNQPDEVEQFANNAFYDSAFPKQSQDFDEISKYLEENAEYLPSMLIFDDAWRRYEQKMN, encoded by the coding sequence ATGTACCGCGAGAGTTTTTACCACTTTTTGATGACCCAACGAAACCCCAACCAACCCGATGAGGTGGAGCAGTTTGCCAATAACGCCTTTTATGACTCCGCCTTTCCCAAGCAGTCACAAGATTTTGACGAGATTTCTAAGTACTTAGAAGAAAACGCCGAGTACCTACCGTCAATGCTGATCTTTGATGACGCTTGGCGCCGCTACGAACAGAAGATGAATTAG
- the ylqF gene encoding ribosome biogenesis GTPase YlqF, with the protein MATIQWFPGHMAKALRQIKEQMPLVDIVFELVDARVPYSTQNPEINRMAGDKPRLLIMTKTDLADPTTTAHWIDYFEQNGQPVLALDSRAHQVAKQVTVKAQQILKDQLAAERAKGMQKRAIRAMCVGVPNVGKSTLLNHLVKKNVAATGNRPGVTTGQQWLRSSADLELLDTPGVLWPKFATQTQAKMLALSGAIKDSLYPKDDVAIFALDYLRAHRTQELMTRYRLSPASLEDGVTTPDLLLEITKKMGMKDDYDRASERLIFEMRRGKLGTFTLEDPTDLEAGDEDE; encoded by the coding sequence ATGGCAACGATTCAATGGTTCCCCGGCCATATGGCCAAGGCCCTGCGCCAAATTAAAGAACAAATGCCCTTAGTCGACATCGTCTTTGAACTGGTCGACGCCCGCGTTCCGTATTCAACGCAAAACCCGGAGATTAACCGGATGGCCGGCGACAAACCCCGCCTGTTAATCATGACCAAAACCGACCTGGCCGACCCGACGACAACGGCCCACTGGATCGACTACTTTGAACAAAACGGTCAACCGGTCTTGGCGCTCGATTCCAGGGCCCACCAGGTTGCTAAACAGGTGACCGTAAAGGCCCAACAGATTCTAAAGGACCAGTTGGCCGCCGAGCGAGCAAAGGGGATGCAAAAGCGGGCGATCCGGGCGATGTGCGTCGGGGTTCCCAACGTTGGTAAGTCCACCTTGCTCAACCACTTGGTGAAAAAAAACGTTGCCGCGACCGGGAACCGGCCAGGGGTGACGACCGGCCAACAATGGCTACGTTCCTCGGCCGACTTGGAACTGTTAGACACCCCCGGGGTCTTATGGCCTAAGTTTGCCACCCAAACCCAGGCCAAGATGTTGGCCCTGTCCGGGGCGATCAAGGACTCGCTGTACCCTAAAGACGACGTGGCGATCTTTGCCCTGGATTACTTACGGGCCCACCGTACCCAAGAGCTCATGACCCGCTACCGGTTGAGCCCGGCTAGTCTTGAAGACGGTGTGACCACCCCAGACCTGTTGTTAGAAATCACCAAGAAAATGGGGATGAAAGACGATTACGACCGGGCCAGCGAGCGGCTGATTTTTGAAATGCGGCGGGGTAAATTGGGAACCTTTACCCTTGAAGACCCCACCGATTTGGAAGCGGGGGACGAAGATGAGTAA
- a CDS encoding ribonuclease HII, whose product MSKQSVAQVRALLSSITDPQDPRLAEFKDDPRKGVQAALNQFAKRLEKRAKARAAFLNRFRYENQLWQAGHQYVAGIDEVGRGPLAGPVVTCAVVLDSQFDLVGVTDSKQLSRHEREQLYLRILDEAVEVSLAVSPAQEIDRLNIYAATQAAMIRSVKALHHQPSHLIVDAVPLDIPVPQTTLIKGDQKSISVAAASIVAKEYRDHLMAIYDRLYPGYGFKDNMGYGTAAHLAGLEQLGACPIHRRTFRPVPDYVN is encoded by the coding sequence ATGAGTAAGCAATCGGTGGCCCAGGTCAGGGCATTGCTTTCGTCAATCACCGATCCCCAGGACCCCCGACTGGCAGAGTTCAAGGACGACCCGCGTAAGGGCGTTCAGGCCGCGTTAAACCAGTTCGCCAAGCGGCTGGAAAAAAGGGCCAAGGCGCGGGCCGCCTTTTTGAACCGCTTCCGCTACGAAAACCAGCTTTGGCAGGCCGGTCACCAGTACGTCGCCGGAATCGACGAGGTCGGGCGTGGCCCACTGGCTGGCCCGGTGGTGACTTGCGCCGTGGTCTTAGACAGCCAGTTTGACCTAGTTGGCGTGACCGATTCAAAGCAGTTAAGCCGCCACGAGCGCGAACAGTTGTACCTGCGGATCCTCGATGAAGCCGTTGAGGTTTCCCTAGCGGTCAGTCCGGCTCAAGAAATTGACCGGCTTAACATCTATGCGGCCACCCAGGCGGCGATGATTCGCTCGGTCAAAGCACTCCACCACCAGCCCAGCCACCTGATTGTCGATGCGGTCCCGTTAGACATTCCGGTACCCCAAACGACGTTAATCAAGGGGGATCAAAAGAGCATCTCGGTGGCAGCCGCCTCGATTGTGGCTAAGGAGTACCGGGACCACCTGATGGCAATTTACGATCGTCTGTATCCCGGCTACGGCTTTAAGGACAACATGGGTTACGGCACGGCGGCCCACCTAGCTGGCTTAGAGCAGCTGGGGGCCTGCCCGATCCACCGGCGGACCTTCCGACCGGTGCCAGATTACGTCAATTAA
- the dprA gene encoding DNA-processing protein DprA: MQPREFIFRLSLCPGLGPLSRVRLWRVAEQNYCFDNLELLTSQSQITPRVKESLLKNWASPYLDRLVEQNYRVPQITLLDPDYPAILREIYCPPLVLYYQGNRDLFKMPALAVVGSRQATSYGFTVLEKLIPSVVNHRIAIVSGLARGIDSRSHEQALASGGAVIGVIGTGLDQTYPRSNGALQAQVADQGLLLTEYPLQTPPLPSHFPARNRIIAGLCQTCLVVEAKQQSGSLITANLALQENRNVCAVPGPITSLTSLGTNELISEGAQPILNSKDLLAEFDPWFEAEA; this comes from the coding sequence ATGCAACCACGAGAATTTATCTTTCGCTTAAGCCTCTGTCCCGGCCTCGGTCCGTTAAGCCGGGTGCGCCTGTGGCGAGTTGCCGAGCAAAACTACTGCTTTGACAATTTGGAATTACTCACCAGCCAGTCGCAGATTACACCACGGGTCAAGGAAAGCTTGCTAAAAAACTGGGCGAGCCCCTATTTGGACCGGTTGGTTGAACAAAATTACCGGGTCCCCCAAATTACCCTGCTGGATCCCGATTACCCAGCAATCTTACGGGAAATCTACTGCCCACCCCTGGTTTTGTACTACCAGGGCAACCGGGACCTATTCAAAATGCCGGCCCTGGCGGTGGTCGGGTCTCGTCAGGCAACTAGCTACGGCTTCACCGTCTTAGAGAAACTGATTCCCAGCGTCGTTAACCACCGGATTGCCATTGTGTCGGGGCTGGCGAGGGGGATCGATTCGCGGAGTCACGAGCAGGCCCTGGCAAGCGGGGGCGCCGTGATCGGGGTGATCGGGACCGGCCTGGACCAAACTTACCCCCGATCAAACGGTGCCTTGCAGGCCCAAGTGGCCGACCAAGGCCTCTTGTTAACCGAGTACCCCCTGCAAACCCCGCCCTTGCCGAGCCACTTTCCCGCCCGCAACCGGATCATCGCCGGGCTTTGCCAAACTTGTTTGGTGGTGGAAGCAAAGCAGCAGAGTGGCAGTTTGATCACCGCTAACTTAGCCCTGCAGGAGAACCGCAATGTTTGTGCGGTCCCCGGCCCCATTACCAGCCTGACCTCGCTTGGCACCAACGAATTAATTAGTGAAGGGGCGCAACCAATCTTAAACAGCAAGGACTTGTTAGCGGAGTTTGACCCCTGGTTTGAAGCCGAAGCTTAG
- the topA gene encoding type I DNA topoisomerase has product MSLATKQESTTKKKTTRRKVSRTNQKKLVIVESPSKAKTIGKYLGRTYKVVASLGHVRDLPKSRMGVDIDHDYQPDYISIRGKGDVIKELRKDAKAAKAVYLASDPDREGEAIAWHVANLLKMDPTEKNRVTFHEITKDAVKEAFKEPRTINMDLVDAQQARRVLDRLVGYSISPILWKKVKKGLSAGRVQSVALNLIIQRENEIRNFVPEEYWTIDADFKKGREKFQASFYGQNGKKANLKNQEAVQAVLQQLDRQQDFSITKVDRRERRRMPQPPFTTSTMQQDANRRLNFRTRKTMMAAQQLYEGINIGQGAAVGLITYMRTDSTRIAGVAKHEASTFIHEHYGAEYAATKPVKGKLQEGAQDAHEAIRPTSVNRTPAEMKEFLTPDQYKLYNLIWSRFVASQMTPQVTDTMAVTITQNGVDFRANGSKVKFDGFTKVYKGSQGKDNILPNLEEGDAVKMVADNPAQHFTQPPARFTEATLVKTLEENGVGRPSTYAPTLDTIQRRYYVKLESRHFEPTELGEIVNDLIAKQFPDIVNVKFTAEVEDSLDKIEEGKENWVQVVDGFYKPFSKEVATAEEQVAKIEMKDELAGSNCEICGAPMVIKMGKYGKFYACSRFPNCRNTKAIVKDTGVECPLCHQGTVVERKSKKNRVFYGCSRYPDCDFLSWDRPIGRDCPKDGHFLVEKKVKGGKQVLCPNGDYKEEVQK; this is encoded by the coding sequence ATGAGTTTGGCAACTAAACAAGAAAGCACAACAAAGAAAAAAACCACCCGGCGCAAAGTTAGCCGGACCAACCAAAAGAAGCTGGTCATCGTTGAATCGCCTTCCAAGGCCAAGACGATTGGTAAGTACCTCGGACGGACTTACAAGGTCGTCGCAAGCCTCGGCCACGTCCGCGACCTCCCCAAGTCGCGGATGGGGGTCGATATTGACCACGATTACCAACCCGATTACATTTCGATCCGGGGTAAGGGGGACGTGATTAAGGAATTGCGCAAGGACGCCAAGGCGGCCAAGGCCGTCTACCTGGCTTCCGACCCGGACCGTGAAGGGGAAGCCATCGCTTGGCACGTGGCGAACCTCTTGAAGATGGACCCGACCGAAAAGAACCGGGTCACCTTCCACGAAATCACCAAGGATGCCGTTAAAGAGGCCTTTAAAGAACCTCGCACGATTAACATGGACCTAGTGGACGCTCAGCAGGCCCGCCGGGTGCTCGACCGCTTAGTGGGGTACTCGATTTCGCCAATCCTCTGGAAAAAGGTTAAAAAGGGCCTGTCGGCGGGGCGGGTGCAATCCGTCGCCTTGAACCTCATCATCCAGCGCGAAAACGAGATTCGGAATTTCGTTCCCGAAGAATACTGGACGATTGACGCCGACTTCAAAAAGGGCCGAGAAAAGTTCCAAGCGAGCTTCTACGGCCAAAACGGTAAGAAGGCCAACCTGAAGAACCAAGAAGCCGTCCAAGCGGTTCTACAACAACTCGACCGCCAGCAGGACTTTTCAATTACCAAAGTTGACCGGCGGGAACGGCGCCGGATGCCGCAACCACCGTTTACCACCTCGACAATGCAACAGGATGCCAACCGCCGTTTAAACTTCCGGACCCGTAAAACGATGATGGCCGCCCAACAACTGTACGAAGGGATTAACATCGGCCAGGGCGCCGCCGTCGGGCTAATTACCTACATGCGGACCGACTCCACCCGGATTGCTGGGGTGGCTAAGCACGAGGCTTCCACTTTCATCCACGAACACTACGGGGCGGAATACGCCGCCACCAAGCCGGTCAAGGGGAAGCTACAAGAAGGGGCCCAAGATGCCCACGAAGCAATTCGGCCGACCTCAGTTAACCGGACCCCGGCCGAGATGAAGGAGTTTTTGACCCCTGACCAATACAAACTCTACAACCTGATCTGGTCGCGCTTTGTCGCCAGTCAGATGACCCCGCAAGTGACGGACACGATGGCCGTCACCATCACCCAAAATGGGGTCGACTTCCGCGCCAACGGGTCGAAGGTTAAGTTTGATGGTTTTACTAAGGTCTACAAGGGGAGCCAGGGTAAGGATAATATCTTACCTAACCTAGAAGAGGGCGACGCCGTCAAGATGGTCGCCGACAATCCGGCCCAACATTTCACCCAGCCACCGGCTCGCTTCACCGAAGCCACCCTGGTTAAGACGCTGGAAGAAAACGGGGTTGGGCGCCCGTCCACCTACGCGCCAACCTTAGATACGATCCAACGCCGCTACTACGTCAAGCTAGAATCTCGTCACTTTGAACCAACTGAACTTGGGGAAATCGTTAACGATTTGATTGCCAAGCAGTTCCCGGACATCGTCAACGTCAAGTTTACCGCCGAGGTGGAAGACTCACTTGATAAGATCGAAGAGGGCAAGGAAAACTGGGTGCAAGTCGTTGATGGCTTCTACAAGCCGTTCTCAAAGGAAGTGGCCACGGCCGAAGAGCAGGTGGCTAAGATTGAGATGAAGGATGAACTAGCCGGGTCCAATTGCGAGATTTGTGGTGCCCCGATGGTCATTAAGATGGGGAAGTACGGTAAGTTTTACGCTTGTTCCCGCTTTCCGAACTGCCGTAACACCAAGGCGATCGTTAAAGACACCGGGGTCGAATGCCCACTTTGCCACCAGGGAACGGTGGTGGAACGTAAGTCCAAGAAGAACCGGGTCTTTTACGGTTGTTCTCGGTACCCGGACTGTGACTTCCTGTCTTGGGACCGGCCAATTGGTCGCGACTGCCCAAAGGATGGGCACTTCTTGGTTGAAAAAAAGGTCAAGGGGGGCAAGCAAGTCCTCTGTCCAAACGGGGATTACAAGGAAGAAGTTCAAAAATAA
- a CDS encoding site-specific integrase produces MDEELEASFLKEQERRLAASTIAGYGRNLNFVRRSYQGEWPGWVHLSTAQIRAFFVRRQKEGVSVATTRYQATTLRRFYHYLLEQGLVDQNPLVGIQFDEVGGARGNLPNYQLLMESIEQNSKRATLLERVATYLVIETGMRTGELIALCWGQVDVTMKMVLIKGEDQTERYVPLPDDLLGLLSQLEAAYATPPTVRERVLTLANGKPVSRSWVERTVRRVSGGATPANLRHAYLNKVVLEQRLEDANRLAGHKTLVATAGYQQGQVQDLKKKYQQYF; encoded by the coding sequence ATGGATGAAGAATTAGAAGCGTCCTTTTTAAAGGAACAGGAAAGACGACTCGCCGCATCAACCATCGCGGGGTACGGTCGCAACCTCAACTTTGTTCGCCGGTCTTACCAGGGCGAGTGGCCGGGGTGGGTCCACCTTTCGACCGCCCAAATTCGCGCCTTTTTCGTTCGCCGGCAAAAAGAGGGGGTTAGCGTGGCCACTACCCGTTATCAGGCCACGACCCTCCGCCGGTTTTACCACTACTTACTGGAGCAGGGGTTGGTGGACCAAAATCCCCTGGTCGGGATCCAATTTGACGAGGTCGGTGGTGCCAGGGGCAACCTGCCCAACTACCAATTGTTGATGGAATCGATCGAGCAAAACAGCAAGCGGGCGACCCTCTTAGAACGGGTCGCCACCTACTTGGTAATCGAGACTGGCATGCGAACGGGCGAGCTAATCGCCCTATGTTGGGGGCAGGTGGACGTAACCATGAAAATGGTCCTGATTAAAGGCGAGGACCAAACCGAGCGCTACGTTCCCTTGCCTGATGACCTGTTAGGCTTATTAAGCCAGTTAGAAGCGGCTTATGCGACGCCACCGACGGTCAGGGAACGGGTGCTGACGTTGGCGAATGGGAAACCGGTTAGCCGTTCTTGGGTTGAACGAACCGTCCGCCGGGTTAGCGGAGGCGCCACGCCCGCGAACCTACGCCATGCCTATTTGAACAAGGTCGTGTTAGAACAACGCCTGGAAGACGCCAACCGGTTGGCGGGCCATAAGACCCTAGTGGCCACGGCGGGTTACCAACAAGGGCAGGTTCAGGATTTGAAGAAGAAGTATCAACAGTATTTCTAG
- a CDS encoding aldose 1-epimerase family protein, protein MITITNERLMVQIDPLGAQMHSIKRRGEDTEYLWQGDAQSWSRQAPVLFPFVGRLKDDHYGFEGRDFHQTQHGFARGREFKLVNQAADLAVFELESDEQTRTVYPFEFRLTITYALVEDQLVISYQVANPASEQVLRYALGAHPGFNVPLTAAGQFETATLTADPAKVYPQIPLVGPYSDLGHPKELDARRPIQLNHDLFDHDALVFAPYGADLSLTLTEPESGHGVTVLTSGNPFVGVWSQYPNTGNFLCIEPWWGLADGVDSDGQLTHKPAMNQLAPGGVANYQFSIRPF, encoded by the coding sequence ATGATTACGATCACAAACGAGCGTTTAATGGTCCAAATTGACCCCCTGGGGGCGCAGATGCACAGCATTAAGCGGCGGGGTGAGGACACTGAGTACTTGTGGCAAGGGGACGCCCAGTCCTGGTCACGCCAGGCCCCGGTCCTGTTTCCCTTCGTAGGGCGTTTGAAAGATGATCACTACGGCTTTGAAGGACGAGATTTTCACCAAACCCAGCACGGCTTTGCCCGCGGTCGGGAATTTAAACTGGTTAACCAGGCCGCTGATTTAGCGGTTTTTGAGTTAGAAAGCGATGAACAAACACGGACCGTTTACCCCTTTGAATTCCGCCTGACGATCACTTACGCTTTGGTGGAAGATCAGTTAGTGATCAGCTACCAGGTGGCTAACCCCGCAAGTGAGCAGGTATTACGCTACGCTTTGGGGGCCCACCCGGGATTCAACGTTCCGTTAACGGCGGCTGGTCAGTTTGAAACGGCGACTTTGACGGCTGACCCGGCTAAAGTTTACCCCCAAATTCCTTTGGTGGGGCCATACAGCGACCTTGGTCACCCCAAGGAACTGGACGCCCGGCGGCCAATTCAGTTAAACCACGACCTCTTTGACCATGACGCCTTAGTTTTCGCCCCTTATGGTGCCGACCTGTCCTTAACCCTAACCGAACCGGAGAGCGGCCACGGGGTTACGGTTCTCACCAGTGGCAACCCCTTCGTGGGGGTTTGGTCGCAATACCCTAACACCGGGAACTTCTTGTGCATCGAACCGTGGTGGGGCTTAGCCGATGGGGTTGATAGTGACGGTCAATTGACCCATAAGCCGGCCATGAACCAGTTAGCTCCGGGAGGCGTTGCCAACTACCAATTCAGCATCCGTCCCTTTTAA